tgtttgtgctgttaaCATGTGCCTTCTTTAATAAAGTGCCAGTCCATGGATATATTTTATTCCAGTCTCGCGTCATATCATTGGAAGGAACCTATGACCGCCGGCCAAAACTAACAGAGGctataagaagatcatttgtaaccttcactaaagctgtttctgtgctgtgatgagctctgaaacctgactgaaagtcttcaaataagccattcctctgcagataatctgttagctgtttgacaactactctttcaaggatttttgatatgaaaggaaggttggagattggcctataattagctaagactgatgggtctagagatggctttttaagtaaaggtttaactacagccagcttgaaggcctgtgatACATACatgccgattattagagataggttgatcagatttaagattgaagcattaattaatggcagtaattctttaaacagttttgtaggaatggggtctaaaatacacgttgatggtttggaggaagtaattattgaagttaactcagaaagatcaattggagaaaaagagtctaaatgaatatcaatggtatttaaagtagctgtagataatattacgcCTGTGAGACGATtcttggtaattttttctctagtgattaaaattttatttgagaAGATGTACATGAAGTCATTACTTGTTaatgttaaagggatggttggctcaacagtgctctgactttttgtcagcctggctacagtgctgaagagtaACTTAGGGTTGTTCTGATTTTCTttaatcagtgacgaatagtaagatgttctggctttacggagggctttcttataaagcaacaaactatttctccaggctaaatgatcatCTTCTAATTGCAATCATAATCTGGTTAAAGGAACTTACAAGCTCCCCATTTtgataataaaaatgtaatataaacaataaaTTCACTTTGTTTGTACGAAGATAGACTcgtttatttaataaaaatatattttaaaaaaatgttcattttgctCATTATGAAGACaaaatttttacaaaatcttgaTCAGCAtagaaaaacaatcaaaacaaaaataaatatacaaacaaccaagtaaataaataaataaattaaatacataGACAAGCAGTTAAATGAACACAGCCGTCATCACAGACATGACAACAGACAGGTTTTAGTGGGCAGTGTGCAGAGACGAAGCCAGCTGTTCTGCTCTCATTAGATGGGCTTTGGTTTCCTTCCTGATCACCTCCCAGGCTTCAGCACTGTGACCCTACAGAAATACcaatattagtattattattactgaaaTAAGTTATTCCATCTATTTATCTTAAGGATGATCTAAACCACAAATTAATGAGAATGATGTGATCTTACCATTTCCTTTAAGATATGATGTGAGAGTCTCTTAAAATACATGTGCAGCTTTGTGGTTTTCATCTTGTGACCGTGGCTCCCAATCTAATTTAATTACAAGCAAAATGACAATTAAGAATATGTCATGTCATGTAAAGTATCATATTCGAATGTACTAAAAACCCAACTGAAAGTGAACTTACACAGGAGTGAAGCTCTTTAGCCTGTTTGTTGACAATATTGAGAAAGTTCCTCACTGTGCCGTCCTCCCATGATGCAGAGCTGTGATCCTCCTCAAACAGggcagccacctcctccagaaCCTGAACTGTGAAAACCAGTTTATCCTCAGCCTGGAAGAAGAAGATCAAACACAGACCACTTTAGAAAtgctttaataataataagagtGGATTTAAAAGACACAAGTAACCTGTCATAAGagaaaattatcttttttttctttcaatattCAAAAGCTGAGGTTCACTTACTGATGATTTGGAAACCTGGCGGTACAGGTGATTAGGGAAGGCCACGGTGACCTCCACTTCAGTGGTGTTAGTGACGTTTTTAGCCTGAAACACATTGAGTGTTTTAGTCATCAGATGCTAAAGTGAAATAATTCTAAAAGTATTTAAATAACGAATCAACtaatattaaaacattaaaacacttACCATGGTATCAAGTAGATTCAGAGTTTCTTCGTTGTGCTGTCTGAATTTATGATCCATCCATCTGCAGCTTAGCGAGGAGCCTTCAGTGGACAGAGCAAGAAACAGGCAAGCAAAGAGAATCCtgttcagcatttttaaaaGGTATAAACTTCCTTTGTATGAAGCAAATGTCTCCCGGTGTTCTGATGGAGCAGACCTGCAGCGCCGCATTTATAGCAGAGcgaaaatatttcattttctataTACCTGGGAAACCCGCAGGTGGATAAGATATCCGAAGTTATAAGGGTTAAAAGTTAGTTGACATCATTATGAGGATTCCTGGAGATACACATCCATTTGAACACCTAAGAAACATGACGACAAACACAACTCACGACTGATGATTTTATTTGTAACCATAACGTGTATAGGTTTACCTTTTGATACTAAACAGTTAACGTGTTACAGGGATATTAATGCTGCTTTGAGGACATTTAAGTCTATTATGTCAAGAAACGGGCATGTGGCAGGCAGAGAGTGGACCCACATGCATGAATAGGTGACGAAACAAAACTGATCAGATCACAGGTCAGACATATGTTAACGATAACGTCATTGCAAGTACTACAGGTGCTGGAttgcttttcttgttttgttttttttttgttttgctgacgGGGGctttttcaattatttttatttcagactCATTCAGAATCGGAGCAGATGAAGACTCCTGGTTTGCCCTCCACTATTGGTCACATGAGGCCAACACAAATACATCacaactgatttacaagtacagcaGAAGTGCAAGCTGTTTAATAATGAACAAACTACTAAAAAAGCTAAATGCAGGCCACATGAAATGATGCAATGATGCAATGAACCAAGGTAAATACACCTGCTCATCCATACCTGCGCCCATTCTTCACCCACGTGGCAGCCGCTTTCATTTTCCTcggtaaagaaaacaaataccCAAAGTGGAAGCTGTAATTTACGAGTATCACCTATAGGCGGCGTAGAGTTTCTATTTGTAACAAGTGTCACCTGGCAGTTTGCTGGCTTCTGCCGTGTGATTGGCAGAGGAACTTTGAACAGGTAGTGGGTGTGCGAGGTGAGGTCAGCGCTCTTCTGTGGGAAGTTCCAGAGACAATTAACTCACTCTGGTGCGAGTGGGTATGTTGTTCGTGTGAAGTTTTAATGGTGTTGAAGCTCTAGATCGACTGCGCGCGATCGATATTCTGTTGTTGTGATGCCTCTGCagttaattttttctttttggttgatttgtaattttctttGGTTAGTCCGTCCAGCCGTAAAGATTGTTATGAATGAAGGGCGGACTAACCTCtctcgtttttatttttatcttttcgtttatttatttgtgccaCTTCCCTTTTATAAATCCAGACTGCAGGTCACGCATATCGCTGATTCCCAGCTGTGCTGAGACCAGAACTGTTTGCAGTGCGTGCCCACTGGTAAATGGACTGTTGCAAATGGATTGCAGTGTCTCTAAACTGGGTGTGACGGTTTGCAGTGTAGTGTTATTTGCTCGCACCTTTGGTCTGATGGGTCTCATGTGCAGCTGGAATCTTagtaaaatatgttttaagtCCTGTCTGGGAATGAATGGGAAATGTATGTTTAATTGATGGAATAAATACATTATACATTTATctctttgtcattttatttgacACCTTAGTGCTCTGTTACATATTGTTGTAGACGCCACAGGACTTTCTGTTCTCCGTTCACAGCTCCTGCCCTGCTTTTCAAGACTTTTCATAACACACTGCAACTTATATGACCAGTAGGCTATATTTGGCTTTGTATTTATTTCAGaacctgaaaaaacaaacttaaatcaCTCTAtactcttttcttctcttctttaaTCAACCCTActtgaaactgaaagcaaacaTGCGTACGGTGCGTCAATGACGTTTGGTACACATCCGCTTTCATTCTATTTGATCATGAGTGACGAAAAACTGTGTTCGACGTtggctgttttcattttttaacttttttttttttaactgccatTAATGCCTTGCTACCCGCAAAGAAGGTGAATACTGCCTGCAAAACATTACTGTAAATCTCCAACCTTCAACTTTCcaatataaaataatgtaagAAAGAATTTCggataaacaaaatgaaaatgatgttataaatctttttttttttttttttttttttttttttttaaactttctagTTGATTAGAAAATGAAATTCTTGCACTCTGCTATAAATGAAGCGCTGGAGGTTTGCTCCATCAGAACACCAGGAGACCTGAGAGTTTGCTTCACACTAAGGAAATttctacatttttcaaaaatgatcAGCAGGATTTTCATCGCTTGCCTGTTTCTCGGGATGTACAGTATGGGCTCCTCGCTAAGTTGCAAATGGATTGTAAAACATCCAGACAACAAAATGAGTCAATTCAGTCTGTACAACGAAATAGCTTTAGGTCGACTTCATATGATGGTGAGTGCACTTCTTTGCATAATGTTTAATATGGTATTGATTTAAATAGTTTGATTAGTTTCATGCATgtgatgtgtgtgcgtgtgtgatgTAGACTACTAACACCACTAAGGATGCTGAAATTGAGCACAACGTAGCTTTCCCTAATCGACTGTATCGCCAGACGTCCAAAGCAACAGTAAGTCATCCCCAACTTTTTACAtaaagttgtttctttttttgttggaaGAACTGAAAGTGTCGTGATGGCAAATCTACAAAAGTTTGTCTTTACCTATATATAGACTATAGCTATTAAAAGGGTCGTAGGGATTCTCTCCCACAGAGCCAATGGAGTTGTCTATTATCACGACTCTGTCATAACTCCTGTGTATAATTCAAggacaaaaatacaaagaacTCATTTTCAACCATTTATTCCTGTGCAAACTAAGATATATCTGGGAAAATTTTCATTGCTGTGTGGATTCATGTTCTTTGACTTTCTAAGCCATCCATCTTCAAGTGTCACAAAAGTATTCCTATAGtaatctcttcttcttcttcttctccttcttcttcttcttccaggCTGAGGATAAACTGGCTTTCACAATTCAGATTCTGAATGACCTGTTTGCCCTGTTTAAGAAGAATCGCAGCTCTGCACCATGGGAGGAGAACACAGTGGAGAACTTTCTCAATATTGTCCACAAACAGACTGAAGAGCTTCGCTCCTGTGTAAGTTCACTTTCATtcgtttttgtaattttacaatGAATTCAGTCTCTATTATGTAAAAGACCTGACAACTGTGAATAAGTTAAAGTGGtgaatgatttatttaaatatattttgttttatttctcttgATTTACTTAGATTGGAAGCCACAGCAATACGACACAGAAGGGGCAACAGCTGTCTTTTAGGAGAGAAATGTATTTCAGAGACTCTTAAATGAAATCCTAAAGAAAAATGTAAGCCTGCATTATTTTTACTGAGCCTGTATTTAGATATGACAGATATTTCACCTCTGGTattttaataatgataatattgtTTTGTCTGTAGGGTTACAGTGCTGAAGCCTGGGAGAAGATCAGGAACATAACACAAGCCCATCTGAGTCGATGTGAATTTCTCATATCTCCGAGAACTGCCCACTGAAAGTTGTCTCTCggatacatatttttaaaaagtattttttaatttattgttaaattatatcttagttggtttaatttatttattgtatttatgatATTTacactattatttatttttaatatttgtgtattattcatttatttatttgttttgtaaattttcattaaaataaactatttcatattattttatatgttaCATTGAATAATTATTATCTTATTTCACAAACCGAAATATGTTGACCTTTCTATTCCTGAAATATCCAGAATAAGggttatgcatttatttttaatgagtaCAATCAAACATTAGAAACATTGTCCAGATTTATAAAGAAAGGAGTTTGATCCTTCACAAACGCTCTTATAACATAGAAAGCAGAAGTACTGATACCTCATATGGAGTGAGTTTGAGCACCAAGACCTGCCGGataaatttttaaaagtgtatttgtattttttaattggTTTAATTTATTTACTCTATTCATAATATTTacactattatttatttttaatatttgtgtatatttatttatttattgatttctgaaaaatttCCATACAGTAAACTAGacatatttcatattattttatatgttaaagtcaataaatattttcttaCCTCACAAATTGAAATATGTTGACTTTTCTATTCCTGAAATATCCAGAACAATTGTTATGCACTTATTTTTAATGAGTACAATCAAACATAGAAACATTGTCCAGAATTATATAGAAAGACTGGTTTGATTCTTCACAAAAGCTCTGATACCTCATATGGAGTGAGTATGAGCaccaagaccactttaaaaacttttgggggttttgaaactcccttttaaaaggaagaaacccgGCCACCTCTCCtcgaacaccaaggcattcccaggtcAGCCTAGATATATAATCCCTCCAGCGTACGATGGATCTGCCCTGGTGCTTCATGCGGACAAAGCTCCTGCAGTGGTTGTATAAGgttgaatggcccgtagcaattgGCCAGAAACCCCCAACTCCCAGAGCACATTCCACAGGACACTCTGAGGGACaaggtcgaatgccttctccaagtccacaaggcacatgtagactggttgggcaaactcccttGCACCCTCAAGTCGAGAGGATAAAAAGCTGGTCCAGGgttccacgaccaggacgaaaactgcATTGTTCCTCTTGTATCCAAAGTTCGACTAATGGAcggactctcctttccagcaccctggcatagacttttcCAAGGAGGCTGAGGAATGTGATTCCCTATAGGTGGAACACATCCTTtggtcccccttcttaaagacgggaaccaccaccccggtctgccaatccacAGGTACCGCGCCTGATCTCCACACAACATTGTAGAGGTATGTCAACCAAAACAGGCCTAcagcatccagagccttcaggaactcagggtGAACCTCATCCACCCCCgaggctctgccaccaaggagttgtttaactagCTCAGTGACCTTACCCCTCCCTTCGTCCCCCGACTCTGCCAGTGGGATTAAgtaggtcctcgaagtattccgtCCACTTCCCAAAAATGTTGTCAGTTAAAGTCAGCAGTGCTCCACCTGCACtacacacagtgcaggtagagcatcGCTTTTCTCACCTGAGTTGCCGGACGGTTTggcagaatctcttcgaggtaGTCCCTAAGTCTTTTACCGTGGCCTGCCCGAACTCCTGCCACTGGGTTGTAAACTCTGCCAGAGGTGTGAGTTGAAGATCTTGCGGACCGGGGCCTCTCCTAgcattcccagcacaccctcactatacATTTAGGTGTGCCAGGTCTGTCCAACATCCTCCCCCTTGTACACTGTGTGCTTTTTTATTCTAGTTCttgaaaaaattattttttttgtttcttaagcCACTGAAATCGGACCTTTGAGACATTCagcattaaaaagtaaataactCAAGGAGTGAACCAGGGTTGTGTCTACACACAAGATTCAAAGAACCCATTTTAAATGGTAtatttaggcactttgttactagcacctgtcacaacaaagaaagaaagaaaaaatgatttgtttgcaggttttttttagtcgtatctaaaaaaaaccccaaatgccAATGATAACAGTATTTTCCATCAACAAGATGATTTCCAATGAGCTATCAtcatcaaaaaacaaactactAAACAAAAACCAAGCAAACaataagaaacataaaaaatacagtacaacCAATAAACTGTGCTTTATGAAAAACTgacttaagataagataagataagataagataagataagatgacctttattagtcccacaggtgggaaatttgtttcgttacagcaaaagtgcaaagttatgtagcagaaattagaaaacactgaaatgcaataaaataaaataaaataccatatacaatagaataaaatagaataatatatacaatagaataaaatagaatgcaaatgctatatacaactgagtaagaaaatacaaaaatacaactttgtcagagaaagaattgcacatatagcagtcttattgcacatgtgtggatgtgtgtgtttgatcagctgcaaaagtctttgttgtggagtctgacagcagtggggaggaaagacctgcgaaaccTCTCCGTCCcgcaccgtgggtgccgcagcctgccgctgaaggagctgctcagtgctgtcacagtctcctgcatggggtgggagatgttgtccaacagggatgacagcttagccgccattctcctgtcactcaccacctccactgggtccagagggcatcctagaacagagctggcccttcggatcagcctgttcagtctcttcctgtccccagcagagatgctgccgcccccagcagaccacaccataaaagatggctgaggccaccacagagtcatagaaggtcttcaggagtgggcctccactccaaacgacctgagtctccgcagcaggtacagcctactctgccctttcctgtagagggcgtctgagttatgagtccagtccagtttgttgttcagatgaacaccaaggtacctgtagctgtccacagtctcaatgtccataccttggatgttcagtggttgcagtggaggatgtttgtgcctgcatgaagtctaccaccagctccttggttttactggcgttgatctggaggtagttagagtcagtcctctgtactccttgtcgtccccatcagtgatgaggccgactattgcagagtcatcagagaacttctgcaggaagcactgggtgaagttgtgggagaagtctgcagtgtagatggtgaagaggaatggagccagaaccgttccctgtggggccccgtgctgcagacgaccctgtccgacacacagccctgagtcctcacatactgtggtcggtcggtgaggtagtccaaaatccaggtagtgaggtgatggtccactcctgagttctccagcttgtccttcaggaccgagggaagaatagtgttgaaggcactggagaaatcaaagaacatgattctcacagtgctcccagcggtctccaggtgagcgagggaacgatgtaggaggtgaatgacggcatcatctgctccaatgccaggttggtaggcaaactgaagtgggtccaatgatgagctcaccaggtgccgaagctgagccaggaccagccgctccagggtcttcatcaggtgggatgtcagagccaccggcctgtagctgttgaggtccttgggacgtgaagtctttggcactggtacaacacaggaggttttccagagctgtgggactctccccagcctcaggctcaggttgaagatgcgctccatcaccccacacagttggtccgcgcaggacctgacgacccttgagctgatgccatctgggcccgctgccttcttggctttaatcctcctcagttccctcctaacctgggtggttgagagagacaagctggagccttgtgttgagtgtgtattggatgctgttgttggggtggggaggagtgagcagggtgaatagaggaggtgtgaagtgtctgaggtgtcagaggtggaacagcagcagtggggtgggtgagtctgcagccgatgtcgaagactgcctcatggctgaatcaaatctgttgaagaaatgattcagttcatttgcccacctcacatccctcccaggcagagagttctgatgtttgtggccgagatggttctgaggcctctcagacttcaccaacgttattttgctgaagctggttctccatcttctgcctgtagctgtccttcccattccttatcagtcccctcagctctttctgcacccttttcaactcctctttgtctttggatttgaaggccctcctcttctgcttgaggacagctttaatttctggggtaatccaaggtttgttgttggagaaacac
The Oreochromis aureus strain Israel breed Guangdong linkage group 8, ZZ_aureus, whole genome shotgun sequence DNA segment above includes these coding regions:
- the LOC116330609 gene encoding interferon a3-like isoform X3, translating into MDHKFRQHNEETLNLLDTMAKNVTNTTEVEVTVAFPNHLYRQVSKSSAEDKLVFTVQVLEEVAALFEEDHSSASWEDGTVRNFLNIVNKQAKELHSCIGSHGHKMKTTKLHMYFKRLSHHILKEMGHSAEAWEVIRKETKAHLMRAEQLASSLHTAH
- the LOC116330609 gene encoding interferon a3-like isoform X2 encodes the protein MGAGSSLSCRWMDHKFRQHNEETLNLLDTMAKNVTNTTEVEVTVAFPNHLYRQVSKSSAEDKLVFTVQVLEEVAALFEEDHSSASWEDGTVRNFLNIVNKQAKELHSCIGSHGHKMKTTKLHMYFKRLSHHILKEMGHSAEAWEVIRKETKAHLMRAEQLASSLHTAH
- the LOC116330609 gene encoding interferon a3-like isoform X1, whose protein sequence is MRRCRSAPSEHRETFASYKGSLYLLKMLNRILFACLFLALSTEGSSLSCRWMDHKFRQHNEETLNLLDTMAKNVTNTTEVEVTVAFPNHLYRQVSKSSAEDKLVFTVQVLEEVAALFEEDHSSASWEDGTVRNFLNIVNKQAKELHSCIGSHGHKMKTTKLHMYFKRLSHHILKEMGHSAEAWEVIRKETKAHLMRAEQLASSLHTAH
- the LOC120441504 gene encoding interferon a3-like codes for the protein MISRIFIACLFLGMYSMGSSLSCKWIVKHPDNKMSQFSLYNEIALGRLHMMTTNTTKDAEIEHNVAFPNRLYRQTSKATAEDKLAFTIQILNDLFALFKKNRSSAPWEENTVENFLNIVHKQTEELRSCIGSHSNTTQKGQQLSFRREMYFRDS